The DNA segment CGGCGGAGATGGTGGGGAAGCGGTGCGCGAGCACGTCCGCGGGGATCGCCCGCGCGTCGAGGTGCACCGGCAGTCCGGCCTGGAGCAGCATCCGCTCGGCGATCGCACGGGCGACCACATCGCGGGGCGCCAGCTCGGCGTCCGGGTGCACCCCGACCAGGAATCGCTCACCCGCGGCGTCGCGCAGCACCGCGCCCTCGCCGCGGACCGCCTCCGAGACCAGGAACCCGCCGGCCAGCGCGAGCCAGGTGGGGTGGAACTGGTAGAACTCCAGGTCGGCCGTCTGGGCACCGGCCCGGAGCGCCGCGGCCAGGCCGTCGCCGGTTGCGACCGCGGGGTTCGTGGTGTGCCGGTAGAGCTGCCCGGCCCCGCCGGTCGCGAGGACGACCGCGTCGGCGTCGATCCGCTCGACCCGGCCGTCCCGCAGCACGTCCACGCCGGTCACGGCGGGTCCCGGCCGCACCAGGTCGACCAGCACCGTCTCCTCGAGTACCGTAACGGCGGCGGCGCGCACCGCGGCGACGAGCGCCTCCTCGATCGCGGAGCCGGTCGCGTCGCCGCCGGCGTGCAGGATGCGCGGCCGCGAGTGCGCCCCCTCCAGACCGCGGGCGAGCTCGTCGCCGTCGCGGTCGAAGCCGACGCCCCAGGCCTGCAGCGCGGCGACCGCCGCCGGGCCCTCGGCGCAGAGCACCTCGACGGCCGAGCGCGAGCAGAGCCCGGCGCCCGCGGTCAGGGTGTCCTCGACGTGCAGCGCGACGGAGTCTCCCGCCGCGGTGACGGCGGCGATCCCGCCCTGCGCGGCGCGCGTGCTCGACTCCGCGAGCGCACCCTTGGTGACGAGGACGACCTCGTGCCGGCGCGAGGCCAGCAGGGCGACGACCAGGCCGGCGATCCCGCTGCCGACCACGACGACGCGGGCCATGTCACACCCCCGCGACGGGAGCAGGAGCAGGAGCGGGAGCGGTCGGCGCGGCCGGCGGCACCGCGGCGAGCATCCGCTCGAGTGCCACGCGCGCCTGGTCCTGCACGGAGTCGTCGACCGAGATCCGGTTGTGCACCGTCCCCGCGACCAGTCCCTCCAGCACCCAGGCGAGGTACCCCGGGTGGATCCGGTACATCGTCGAGCATGGGCAGACCACGTCGTCGAGGCAGAAGATGGTGTGCTGCGGGTACTGCACCGCGAGGCGCTGCACGAGGTTGATCTCGGTGCCGATCGCGAAGGTGCTGCCCGCCGGCGCGGCCTGGATCGCCTTGACGATGTAATCGGTCGAGCCGTACTCGTCCGCCGCGTCGACGACCGCCATCGGGCACTCCGGGTGCACGATCACGCGGACGTCCGGGTGCTGGAGGCGTGCGCGCTCGATCTGCGCGACGGTGAAGCGCTTGTGCACCGAGCAGAAGCCGTGCCAGAGGATGACCTGCGCGTCGAGCAGCGTCGCCTCGTCCGAGCCGCCGCCCGGCTTCCGCGGGTTCCACATCGGCATCCGCTCGAGCGGAACGCCCATCGCCTTCGCGGTGTTGCGGCCGAGGTGCTGGTCGGGGAAGAAGAGGACCCGCTGCCCGCGCGCGAACGCGTCCTCGAGCACGGTGGTCGCGTTCGACGAGGTGCAGACCACGCCGCCGTTGCGCCCGCAGAACGCCTTGAGTGCCGCGGAGGAGTTCATGTAGGTCACCGGGATCAGCGGCACCCGGCCGTCGGCGTCCGGCTCGGTGCCGTAGAGCTCGGTCAGCTCGGCC comes from the Rathayibacter festucae DSM 15932 genome and includes:
- the nadB gene encoding L-aspartate oxidase, with product MARVVVVGSGIAGLVVALLASRRHEVVLVTKGALAESSTRAAQGGIAAVTAAGDSVALHVEDTLTAGAGLCSRSAVEVLCAEGPAAVAALQAWGVGFDRDGDELARGLEGAHSRPRILHAGGDATGSAIEEALVAAVRAAAVTVLEETVLVDLVRPGPAVTGVDVLRDGRVERIDADAVVLATGGAGQLYRHTTNPAVATGDGLAAALRAGAQTADLEFYQFHPTWLALAGGFLVSEAVRGEGAVLRDAAGERFLVGVHPDAELAPRDVVARAIAERMLLQAGLPVHLDARAIPADVLAHRFPTISAACRAGGLSLADDLIPVTPAAHYWMGGIATDLDGRTSLPGLLAVGEVACTGVHGANRLASNSLLEGVVFARRVAAALDGPPAVPSSEAPEPSALVPLALDRAQLQETLWTGAGLSRDAAGLETARTSLAAAGSPAALSRATLEDANLRACGLALIDAALARAESRGAHHRTDHPHPSASAYRVAGTRKVAVPC
- the nadA gene encoding quinolinate synthase NadA; amino-acid sequence: MTSVDSTIQLIERGAAPGATCAPELAEAPWAFDLGLPAYGPGASQADPIPAASPVQGRLPDEYTAASADELHRRILAAKETLGERVVVLGHFYQRDEVVQYADFVGDSFQLAKAVANRPDAEAIVFCGVHFMAETADILSRPDQAVILPNLAAGCSMADMADIDSVEDAWAELTELYGTEPDADGRVPLIPVTYMNSSAALKAFCGRNGGVVCTSSNATTVLEDAFARGQRVLFFPDQHLGRNTAKAMGVPLERMPMWNPRKPGGGSDEATLLDAQVILWHGFCSVHKRFTVAQIERARLQHPDVRVIVHPECPMAVVDAADEYGSTDYIVKAIQAAPAGSTFAIGTEINLVQRLAVQYPQHTIFCLDDVVCPCSTMYRIHPGYLAWVLEGLVAGTVHNRISVDDSVQDQARVALERMLAAVPPAAPTAPAPAPAPVAGV